One Bombus pyrosoma isolate SC7728 linkage group LG11, ASM1482585v1, whole genome shotgun sequence DNA segment encodes these proteins:
- the LOC122572879 gene encoding superoxide dismutase [Mn], mitochondrial, with protein MFAARRALFSNTIKDTFVRTKHSLPELPYDYKALEPIICAEIMQLHHSKHHATYVNNLNVAEEKMKEAVAKGDVNTQIALGPAIKFNGGGHLNHSIFWCNLSPNGGKPDAALLKQIEKDFGSMEEMKKRLSESTVAIQGSGWGWLGYCPKAKSLRIATCANQDPLQATTGLIPLFGIDVWEHAYYLQYKNVRPDYVKAIFDIVNWNDVNSRYSNAQKC; from the exons CAAAGACACATTTGTGAGAACAAAACATTCATTACCTGAATTACCCTATGATTACAAGGCTTTGGAACCTATCATCTGTGCTGAAATTATGCAACTTCATCATTCAAAGCATCATGCGACATATgttaacaatttaaatgttgctgaagaaaaaatgaaagaagctGTCGCCAAAGGTGATGTTAATACGCAAATTGCATTAGGTCCAGCTATTAAATTCAATGGAGGAGGTCATTTAAATCACTCAATTTTTTGGTGTAACCTTTCACCAAATGGTGGTAAACCAGATG ctGCACTCCTCAAACAGATTGAGAAGGACTTTGGTAGTATGGAAGAGATGAAAAAGCGGTTATCTGAGAGTACTGTTGCTATCCAAGGTTCTGGTTGGGGTTGGCTTGGATATTGTCCAAAAGCAAAGTCTTTAAGGATAGCTACTTGCGCTAACCAAGATCCTCTCCAAGCTACAACTGGTTTAATACCACTTTTTGGTATTGATGTTTGGGAACATGCGTACTATTTACAATATAAGAATGTTCGACCTGATTACGTTAAAGCTATCTTCGACATAGTGAACTGGAATGACGTGAATAGCCGTTACAGCAATGCTCAGAAATGTTAG